In Marisediminicola antarctica, one DNA window encodes the following:
- the lpdA gene encoding dihydrolipoyl dehydrogenase: protein MSEQNFDIVILGAGSGGYAAALRASQLGFTVGLIEKGKLGGTCLHVGCIPTKALLHSAEVADVTRESTKYGVNADFHGVDIAAVTAYREEVVSSKFKGLTGLIKKRGITVIEGEGRLTSPTTVQVGDQVITGKHVVLASGSYSRSLPGLEVGGRVITSEQALELDFIPKTVAVLGGGVIGVEFASVWKSFGTDVTIIEALPHLVPNEDESISKQFERAFRKRGINFVLGTRFQSVTQNDQGVVVTLEDGRTIEAELLLVAVGRGPSTAGLGYEEVGVTMDRGFVITNERLATSVPGVYAVGDIVPGLQLAHRGFQHGIFVAEEIAGLKPQVIDDINVPKVTYSHPEVASVGLSEASAREQYGTDKVSSYDYNLAGNGKSHILGTAGSIKVVRVNDGPVVGVHMIGDRVGELIGEAQLIVNWEAYPEDITPLLHAHPTQDEALGEAFLALAGKPLHS, encoded by the coding sequence GTGTCTGAACAAAATTTCGACATCGTCATTCTCGGAGCCGGCAGCGGCGGCTACGCCGCCGCGCTCCGCGCCTCCCAGTTGGGCTTCACCGTGGGCCTGATCGAAAAGGGCAAGCTCGGCGGCACCTGCCTGCACGTCGGTTGTATCCCGACCAAGGCACTGCTGCACTCGGCCGAGGTCGCCGACGTCACGCGTGAATCCACAAAGTACGGCGTCAACGCCGACTTCCACGGTGTCGACATCGCAGCCGTCACCGCGTACCGCGAAGAGGTCGTCTCGAGCAAGTTCAAGGGACTCACCGGGCTGATCAAGAAGCGCGGCATCACCGTCATCGAGGGCGAGGGCAGGCTCACGTCGCCCACGACCGTCCAGGTCGGCGACCAGGTGATCACCGGCAAGCACGTCGTGCTCGCCTCTGGCTCCTACTCCCGTTCGCTGCCCGGCCTCGAGGTCGGTGGGCGTGTCATCACGTCCGAGCAGGCCCTCGAACTCGACTTCATTCCGAAGACCGTCGCCGTGCTCGGCGGCGGTGTGATCGGCGTGGAGTTCGCGAGTGTCTGGAAGTCGTTCGGCACCGACGTCACGATCATCGAGGCGCTCCCCCACCTCGTGCCGAACGAGGACGAGAGCATCAGCAAGCAGTTCGAGCGGGCCTTCCGCAAGCGCGGCATCAACTTTGTCCTCGGCACCAGGTTCCAGAGCGTGACCCAGAATGACCAGGGCGTCGTCGTGACCCTCGAGGATGGGCGCACGATCGAGGCCGAGCTGCTGCTCGTCGCCGTCGGCCGAGGACCGTCCACCGCCGGACTCGGATACGAAGAGGTCGGCGTCACGATGGACCGCGGGTTCGTCATCACCAACGAGCGTCTCGCGACGAGTGTTCCCGGGGTCTACGCCGTAGGAGACATCGTTCCCGGCCTGCAGCTCGCCCACCGGGGCTTCCAGCACGGAATCTTCGTCGCCGAGGAGATCGCGGGGCTGAAGCCCCAGGTGATCGACGACATCAACGTTCCCAAGGTCACCTATTCGCACCCCGAGGTCGCCTCGGTCGGGCTCAGCGAGGCCAGCGCCCGCGAGCAGTACGGCACCGACAAGGTCTCGAGCTACGACTACAACCTCGCCGGCAACGGCAAGAGCCACATCCTCGGCACGGCCGGATCGATCAAGGTCGTCCGCGTGAACGATGGCCCCGTCGTCGGCGTGCACATGATCGGCGACCGTGTTGGCGAGCTCATCGGTGAGGCCCAGCTCATTGTGAACTGGGAGGCGTACCCCGAGGACATCACCCCGCTGCTGCATGCGCACCCCACCCAGGACGAGGCGCTCGGCGAGGCCTTCCTCGCTTTGGCGGGCAAACCACTTCACTCCTGA